The following DNA comes from Hordeum vulgare subsp. vulgare chromosome 3H, MorexV3_pseudomolecules_assembly, whole genome shotgun sequence.
CCGCCGGGCCTCGCGCCCGCGCCCCTCGCCGGCGGCGGCGCCGCCATGCCGCGGCGGGGCGAGACGGCAGTGGTCCCCATTGACGCGGACGGAGGGAGGCCCAAGGCGCCCCCGGGCCGCTCCGGCAGCCACGGCCCGGGCCACCACGGCCACCGCCACCACAGGAGCAGCCGGCCCCCGCCGCCGTCGCAGGAGTTCCGGCCCTTCCGCCGCTGGTTCCCGTTCCTCGTGCCGCTCTTCATCGCCGCCAACATCGCCCTCTTCGTCCGCACCATGTACGTCAACGACTGCCCCGCCCACGCCGCGGCTGCCGCCGCCGCGATCGGCGACTCCGTCGGCGGGGCCGCCGGGGGTTCCGCCGGGGCCGCCGCCTCGCGGGGTTGCATGCTCGAGCCGGACCTCGGCAGGTACGCGTTCCAGCCGTACAAGGAGAACCCCCTCGTCGGGCCAACATCCGCGACGTAAGACGCCTTTGAACTCTGCCCAAAGCTTGGATCTTTGGCTCCTTCTATTGTCATAGATGCCTGCATTTTGTGGAATTGGTTCAGATTCGAGCCAATGCACTTTGCTTTCGGCCTAAATTTTGATAGTTTTATGCATCACCTTCAAGTAATTCGGCTGTTATCAGTTTATAATTTCGCCAGGAACTTCTTGATTTGATATGACATTGGCCTCACTTACTTTACTGTTTATAAAAGATCGATATGACCAAGTTATGTATAATTCAGATGCTTTTCCTACATTGTACTGCCTTCCTACTGTATTTGGCAATGTTTAAAACATACTGCAATGTGTGttttcacccttgctagtattgtCTGATAAGTGGCAACTGACATGTGTGCCAATTCTCTAGGCTGTTGCAAATGGGGGCACTAGAAACTGGTAAAGTTGCCAAGGATCACGAATGGTGGCGCCTCATCACTTGCATTTGGTTGCATGCTGGTGTTATCCACATACTTGCCAACATGTTGAGTCTCCTGATGATTGGAATCAGGCTTGAGAAGGAATTCGGTTTCCGTAAGTGTCGAAGCCGATTTTGCATCTTCAGTTCTCTGCCTAGACACTTCCTTCAAGAGCTAATAGCTATATAACTTGACCATGTGTAAATGTTTGTTTATCGTAGTGAGGATCGGCACGCTGTATGTGATCTCGGGGGTCGGCGGTAGCTTGTTGTCTGCTCTGTTTATGGTGTCAAATATCTCTGTTGGTGCTTCAGGTGCACTGTTTGGATTACTGGGCTCCATGCTGTCAGAGCTGATAACAAACTGGACAATCTACGAGAATAAGGCCGGTGCTTAAATCTAAAGATCATTTTTCCAAACttgtattattatatttattgtgCCTAATTTCGTTCTTGTTTTGAAAGTACAGTGTGCGGCTTTATTGACTCTTGTTATGATCATTGTTATCAACTTGGCTGTTGGGATCCTTCCACATGTTGACAACTTTGCTCATATTGGTGGATTCGTATCGGGGTTTTTTCTTGGTTTTGTGCTCCTAATGCGCCCACAGTTCGGATACATCAACCAAAAGAACTCTCGTCTTGGAGTTCACTCGGGCACGACTAAATGCAAGTACAAGCCTTATCAAATTGTACTCTTGGTGATTGCTTTGGTGATATTAATTTGTGGGTAAATATCTTCCCTGTCAGCAGAAGAGTAATAATGATCTACATATTCAGTTCAGCCTCTAGGTTTCAACTGCCTTTGCTAACTTTATCATTGGCAGGTTCATCACTGGCTTTGTATTGCTAATGCAAGGGTTCGATGCTAGCCAGCAATGTTCTTGGTGCCATTATCTGAGCTGTGTTCCTACTTCAAAGTGGGACTGTAAAGCACCGAACAACTATTGCGTCGTAAGTTCTTTACACATATAGAGTCCTAAGAAATGTCGTCGTCCCCTCTAATATCAGATGTGACTATCACTTGTTGGCATATAGCTTCTCTGTGTCATTCATGATAAATGTGTCTAACAGTAAACGGAATGAGTTTATGAGCATGGAATATGCTTGATTCTCATACTACTGAGCAGTTTTTTCTCTTCATAAAAATTCTCTTAGATGAGAACCCTTAGAGCGTCAACCAGTGCATCCTGCTGTGAGCTGATCACATATTATCACTCAAAAGGTCCCCTCCCGTTGGTTTTCAACTGTTGTATCATCGCTCTCCTTTCTACATAGGGGGCTATGTGTTGACATTATCTTACCGTAGAGTGGCCTGAAACAAATGCCTGCAATTGTTTTTGTTGCTACATTTTGGAACCTTATTTTAATGAGAGTGATTTTTGTGCACCCACACACAATGCACCCCCGGTGCACCCATGATTAAAAACTTAGCAAaacatttcaaaaaaatctgaaactttgtgGATGTGATAATGACCAAATGTTTTAGGCGGTTGCAAAATTTTGTGACGAAATAACATCCGAGGAAATCTGTACAGAAAAGACAATGTTTGTGCTGAAAACATGTGAACAGTATCATGGGTGCAGAGCATCATTTATATTTCGTTTTGTATAGAGATCATTTGATGGTTTTTGATGGCCAAACTTTGCAAGCTCCTAAAATATTTGCTCATGATCACATCCACCAAGattcagatttttttgattttttttcgaatTTACTGTTCACTCGGTGGGTGCAGCCACTACTTTCCCTATTTTAATCTGTAAGCATAACTAGAGCTTTCGTTTTAGTTGTACTTCCTCGCCTGAAGTTTTACTGACACCAAGCTTCTCCTGCAGTCTTCACAGCTTGGAGACCAATTAAACCTGACATGCCAAAGCACCGGGAAGACCGAAACGTACGTTATCAACAGCCCAACCAACCCGGAGGCGGTTAAGAACCTTTGTCTCGGCCTTTGCAGCTGATGGATGGTGGATGTATGCGCTTTCATGGCAAGAAATTGATATCTGCATATCTATGGAAGGGAGACTAGAAGCCTATGTTTACAATGGATTTGGCCTGTGTTAATGCTTTTGGGCTCCTATAGTTCTctcatgcatgtgttgtatgttgtgtaTTGCAAATGTCGACCGGCGGTGATGAAAGATGTATGCTTTGAAAGAGGCATTAGTTTCTGAAATCTCATGTGAGCGCTTGCATTCTTACGTGTCTTGTGGTGTGGATGTTGAGCTTAATTAAATTGTTGTGTCAAGAAGAAGGGGGTTTGGTGCAGAAAATTTAACAGACAACCTCACTCCATAGTTGTGCATGAAGCGCAAGTATATACATCTCCCTGTTCTCATTCAAGAGCCGAAGCAATGTGAGACCGATCCAAACATGTATCACCAATCGAGGCGCCACCCTTATCCAAAAGGCGTTACCTAGcgaaaaaagaaaaatgaaaggaaagggCATGATGGAATAGTTCGCCACCGCCTGAATTATGGTTGTGAGCAGTCAAGCGATCCGGCTGCCATTTACCGCCGTCTAAATGTAGGGTATCTCCTTGAGTTTAGATAAATTTTCAGCACCAACCGAAATTATTGAAATTCAGTGATTTCAGTTTGCATTTCGGCCAAAGGGCCAAATTATTCACTTGAATTTAATTAAATatttaaaaattcaaaaaaaatatatatttgattTTCAATGTATTACTAAAATTGTTGAAATATTTTGGCCGAAACCTAATATTTTAGTGTctactgaaattaatgaaatTCAATGAATTTTATTGAAATCTCACTgaaagtgaaaactatggccactCCACGATCCGAGTCCCGTGTTACCCGAGGGCCGGAATGGAGCTAAAGGGGTCGATGCTCCTAGTTTCATCGAAAAACAATTGCGAAATGATTAACAGAAGATGAAGTCGGACGTTAATCTTTCGACTCACCCCTATGAATAGAACCACAACCGCATTTCATGTACTGGTGGGAGGTTGTGAGTGTTTAGTCAGAGGGGTATACATAACCTATGGTGTGCAAAGACTAATTCCACCTACGAGCATCTAGGGACCCCCATGGCCTGCACCAGCCATGTCCAAGTAGGCACTTGGAAAAGATAAGAACGTGCTTGACAGGTTCAACCTATATAAGGGGCTTAAGATAGATACCTAATTACTGACATAGTTCAACCTATATAAAGGATGGACAACCCTCCGTTGAAGGATATGTCGTCCCAAAAGGTGAACTCTATAACCTAGCTCTCTATATATTGGATATATAGTTTGTTGTAGTTTTCTCATTGATCAATATACACTCTaaacaggacataggctttttacAAGAAAAAATATAACATGCTATATAAAATAGCGTGACCCCTAAGATATGCTATTTGCGTGATATAGTGAGCTATAACATTGCTATTAGTCAGGCCTTGTACATTGCTTAATTTAGCCAGCCAATTTTCTATCCGTTATAGTGTGCTATTAGCGGTTATAGCGTGCTATTTTTTTCCAGTGCTTTTTATCCATTAGGGGGGCTCAATTGGAGTAAAATAACCGTGTCATAACCATCTACGACAACATCCCTTGGGCACCACCCTTCCTTCTACCGTCTTCCACGATATCCCAGTAGATCGTAAGGTCGGTGGTGCATTAGTTGTCGACAGCCTCCTAGACGGTAGTTAATTGGTGTCACTTGATATCCTTAGATTTGTGAGCGGAAAGTAGCCACTACTCTAGGTAGTACTACACCTGATGAGCTTGCCAAAATCTGAAAAAACGTGATCAAGCCaaatccaaaaaatctgaaaatttgaGACGTCAAACCTTATACAAAATTTTGCAAAACACGGTATTCCCAGGAACATTAGCAAAATATT
Coding sequences within:
- the LOC123439346 gene encoding RHOMBOID-like protein 1; this translates as MPRRGETAVVPIDADGGRPKAPPGRSGSHGPGHHGHRHHRSSRPPPPSQEFRPFRRWFPFLVPLFIAANIALFVRTMYVNDCPAHAAAAAAAIGDSVGGAAGGSAGAAASRGCMLEPDLGRYAFQPYKENPLVGPTSATLLQMGALETGKVAKDHEWWRLITCIWLHAGVIHILANMLSLLMIGIRLEKEFGFLRIGTLYVISGVGGSLLSALFMVSNISVGASGALFGLLGSMLSELITNWTIYENKCAALLTLVMIIVINLAVGILPHVDNFAHIGGFVSGFFLGFVLLMRPQFGYINQKNSRLGVHSGTTKCKYKPYQIVLLVIALVILICGFITGFVLLMQGFDASQQCSWCHYLSCVPTSKWDCKAPNNYCVSSQLGDQLNLTCQSTGKTETYVINSPTNPEAVKNLCLGLCS